In the genome of Burkholderiales bacterium, one region contains:
- a CDS encoding PaaI family thioesterase yields MEIAQALGRTIPFASHLGVRLKEKGGGRAVLELDLRPELMNSYEAAHGGVVMTLLDIAMALAARTLDATANGAITVEMKASFIGTGQGTLIAEGRCLHLGRQVAFCEGDARDQAGKLVAKASGTFMLRHDRRGPVEAVPRKG; encoded by the coding sequence ATGGAAATAGCACAAGCGCTCGGCCGCACCATTCCGTTTGCGAGCCATCTCGGCGTAAGGTTGAAAGAGAAGGGCGGCGGCCGCGCGGTGTTAGAGCTCGATCTGCGCCCCGAATTGATGAACAGCTATGAAGCCGCGCATGGCGGTGTGGTCATGACGTTGCTCGACATCGCGATGGCATTGGCCGCGCGCACGCTCGACGCGACGGCCAACGGCGCGATTACCGTCGAAATGAAGGCGAGCTTCATCGGAACCGGTCAAGGAACACTGATCGCCGAAGGTCGCTGCCTTCATCTGGGCCGACAAGTCGCGTTTTGCGAAGGCGACGCGCGCGACCAAGCGGGCAAATTGGTCGCCAAGGCCAGCGGCACGTTCATGCTGCGCCATGATCGCCGCGGGCCCGTCGAAGCGGTGCCGCGGAAAGGGTGA